A genomic stretch from Anoplopoma fimbria isolate UVic2021 breed Golden Eagle Sablefish chromosome 8, Afim_UVic_2022, whole genome shotgun sequence includes:
- the dio1 gene encoding type I iodothyronine deiodinase codes for MFNTRCQFCQRHCVSSPQRKASMSLHRLTVYLSTASMFCFMIGMNLMIWVLGFISPSLTKKIILKMGERITMTQNTNFKYEDWGMTFGSIEFIKTVCKHMWMSLGQDAFEGGEAPDTPVVNMEGKKTSICKYLKDNRPLVLSFGSCTUPPFIYKLEEFKQLVKDFQDVADFIVVYIAEAHSTDGWAFANNIDINQHQNLEDRLSAAKILVQKEPLCPVVVDDMSDMSAIKYGALPERLYVLQAGKVVYKGAVGPWGYYPQEVRSFLEKMK; via the exons ATGTTTAATACCAGATGCCAGTTTTGCCAGAGACACTGTGTGAGTTCTCCACAAAGGAAAGCAAGCATGTCTCTGCACAGGCTGACGGTGTATTTGTCCACAGCAAGCATGTTTTGCTTCATGATAGGAATGAACCTCATGATCTGGGTTCTGGGTTTCATTTCACCAAGTCTCACCAAGAAGATCATTCTCAAAATGGGTGAAAGGATCACGATGACCCAGAATACCAACTTCAAGTATGAAGATTGGGGTATGACATTTGGCTCTATTGAGTTCATTAAAACAGTCTGCAAACACATGTGGATGTCGCTCGGACAAGATGCGTTTGAGGGCGGAGAAGCTCCGGACACACCTGTTGTCAACatggagggaaagaaaacaagtaTCTGCAAGTACTTGAAAG acaACAGACCTCTGGTGTTGAGTTTCGGAAGCTGCACCTGACCCCCGTTTATCTACAAACTTGAGGAGTTCAAGCAACTCGTCAAGGACTTCCAGGATGTAGCTGACTTTATTGTGGTCTACATCGCCGAGGCTCATTCAACAG ATGGTTGGGCCTTTGCCAACAACATTGACATCAACCAGCACCAGAACCTGGAGGACAGGCTGTCTGCAGCAAAGATCTTGGTTCAGAAGGAGCCCCTGTGTCCCGTTGTCGTGGACGACATGAGTGACATGTCTGCCATAAAGTATGGCGCTCTGCCTGAGAGGCTCTACGTGCTGCAGGCTGGGAAAGTTGTCTACAAG GGGGCCGTGGGGCCTTGGGGTTACTATCCACAGGAGGTGCGTTCGTTCCTGGAGAAGATGAAATAA